From Calditrichota bacterium, one genomic window encodes:
- the lptC gene encoding LPS export ABC transporter periplasmic protein LptC yields the protein MIKLIFIIILLFTLFNCAQREEETTGSSTVTEFPDQESWNSTLFITNDGQKVGIVEAKHFQKFSKKKKTYISEGLKVDFFNNEGQHTSVLTSIGGEVDDQKQDMIAYGNVIVVSDSGMTLYTDTLMWDNKRQKIISLIPVKITSDTDTLYGDSFISDPSLENYEITNSHGTGSELIGKPQ from the coding sequence ATGATCAAATTAATATTTATTATTATTTTACTTTTTACCCTTTTCAACTGTGCCCAGCGTGAAGAGGAAACAACAGGTTCTAGTACAGTTACGGAATTTCCCGATCAGGAAAGCTGGAACTCGACGCTTTTCATTACCAATGATGGCCAAAAAGTGGGGATTGTTGAAGCAAAGCATTTTCAAAAATTCAGTAAAAAAAAGAAGACTTATATTTCTGAAGGACTTAAGGTAGATTTCTTCAATAACGAAGGGCAGCACACATCTGTGCTTACATCAATTGGCGGTGAGGTTGATGATCAAAAACAAGATATGATTGCTTACGGCAATGTAATTGTTGTTTCTGATAGCGGGATGACACTATATACCGATACACTAATGTGGGACAATAAACGGCAAAAAATTATATCTTTAATACCAGTGAAAATTACTTCTGATACAGATACACTTTATGGCGATAGTTTTATATCTGATCCAAGCCTTGAAAACTATGAAATTACCAATTCTCATGGAACAGGGAGTGAACTAATCGGAAAGCCTCAATAA
- a CDS encoding KpsF/GutQ family sugar-phosphate isomerase, producing the protein MPILEAAKQVIRIEREALHEMENRIGENFENAIKLILQSEGRVIVTGMGKSGAIAKKMVSTFASTGTTSYFLHPAEGLHGDLGMVHKNDVVIAISKSGETEELLHILPALKRLNVPIVAMTGNKQSTLSTNSDVSLDISVKEEACPHDLAPTASTTVTLVMGDAMAVALLEARGFSADDFALLHPGGSLGKKLLMRVSDIMEKGKKLPFCFAEDNMRKAVLEMAHKRGICPVVDKNMQLQGVLTTGDLNRLIETNDQFMNIPVIEVMNKKPKLIKEDALAIIAYNEMEMHRIIAMPVVNNENRLQGIIHLHDLMQAGISV; encoded by the coding sequence ATGCCGATTCTTGAAGCTGCAAAACAGGTTATCCGAATAGAGCGTGAAGCCCTTCATGAAATGGAGAACCGTATTGGCGAAAACTTTGAAAATGCCATTAAGCTAATCCTGCAAAGTGAAGGCCGTGTAATTGTAACAGGCATGGGGAAATCTGGCGCGATTGCCAAGAAAATGGTTTCAACTTTTGCCAGTACCGGAACAACATCTTACTTTTTACATCCTGCTGAAGGGCTTCATGGTGACTTGGGCATGGTTCATAAAAATGACGTGGTTATTGCAATCTCAAAAAGTGGTGAGACAGAAGAATTGCTTCACATTTTACCAGCTTTAAAACGTCTCAATGTTCCGATTGTAGCGATGACTGGAAATAAACAATCTACATTGTCCACAAATTCTGATGTAAGCTTAGATATAAGTGTAAAAGAAGAAGCGTGTCCGCATGATTTAGCTCCTACAGCCAGCACAACAGTTACGCTGGTAATGGGAGATGCAATGGCCGTCGCTTTACTGGAAGCCCGTGGTTTTTCTGCGGATGATTTTGCTTTGCTTCATCCGGGTGGCTCGCTTGGAAAAAAATTATTGATGCGTGTTTCAGATATAATGGAAAAAGGTAAAAAATTACCTTTCTGTTTTGCTGAAGATAATATGCGCAAAGCCGTTTTGGAAATGGCCCACAAACGCGGGATATGCCCTGTAGTAGATAAAAATATGCAATTACAAGGTGTTTTAACAACTGGTGATTTGAACAGGCTCATTGAAACAAACGATCAGTTTATGAACATTCCTGTAATTGAAGTGATGAATAAAAAACCAAAGCTGATAAAAGAGGATGCCTTAGCTATAATTGCTTATAACGAAATGGAAATGCATCGAATAATTGCCATGCCTGTGGTTAATAACGAAAATCGATTACAGGGAATAATTCATTTACATGATTTGATGCAAGCCGGCATATCCGTTTAA
- a CDS encoding 16S rRNA (uracil(1498)-N(3))-methyltransferase codes for MELFYAFPENISDNLLTLDSFEAKHLTKTLRKKTGDEIDITDGEGNHFSGIIESLKPGLTVKISSKKKIKKDEQNLSLGIAFIRPNRLEFVLEKGTELGVGSFHIFRSEHANYFSDNEKRFEKILRQAIKQSNRFWLPKLYLHKDFKSFIEKTNNIPLKLAAIDPNSPGISSHFPINYTEETLLSIGPEGGFSDKEIIVLKENGFKDVSLGKFRLRAETAAIAGVAKLIL; via the coding sequence ATGGAATTATTTTACGCTTTCCCGGAAAACATCTCTGACAATTTACTTACTCTTGATTCTTTTGAAGCCAAACATTTGACGAAAACTCTACGCAAAAAAACAGGTGATGAAATTGATATTACCGATGGAGAAGGAAATCATTTTTCTGGAATTATTGAAAGCTTGAAGCCAGGGCTTACTGTTAAAATTAGCTCAAAGAAGAAAATTAAAAAAGATGAACAAAACCTATCCCTTGGGATTGCTTTTATACGCCCTAACCGTTTGGAATTTGTTCTTGAAAAAGGAACCGAACTTGGCGTTGGTTCTTTTCATATTTTCAGGAGTGAACATGCCAATTATTTTAGTGATAATGAAAAGCGGTTTGAGAAAATTCTACGCCAGGCTATAAAACAAAGCAACCGTTTTTGGTTACCAAAATTGTATCTACATAAAGATTTTAAAAGTTTTATTGAAAAAACAAATAACATCCCCTTAAAATTGGCTGCTATTGATCCGAACAGCCCGGGTATTAGCTCTCATTTTCCTATTAATTATACAGAAGAAACATTGCTTAGCATTGGGCCTGAGGGTGGTTTTAGTGATAAGGAAATAATTGTTTTAAAAGAAAATGGTTTTAAAGATGTTTCTTTGGGAAAATTTAGATTAAGGGCGGAAACGGCAGCTATAGCTGGGGTTGCCAAGCTAATTTTATAG
- the lptB gene encoding LPS export ABC transporter ATP-binding protein — MENNKLVLSGKDLIKIYGKRKVVNSVSLNVAQGEIVGLLGPNGAGKTTTFYIITGMIRPNSGKVMYQDQVITRFPMYKRARYGIAYLPQEASIFRKLTVRENLMAIMQMIGLSKSEQKRKCDQFLNELNITHIANSLGYNLSGGERRRTEIARTLVTDPKFILLDEPFAGVDPIAVEDIQGIVHGLKERGIGVLITDHNVHETLDITDRAYLLFEGQILKEGTADTLAADEQVRKLYLGENFKLDR; from the coding sequence TTGGAGAATAACAAGCTCGTTCTTTCAGGAAAAGATTTAATTAAAATTTATGGTAAAAGAAAGGTTGTTAATTCAGTTTCCCTTAATGTTGCTCAGGGAGAAATTGTTGGGCTATTAGGTCCAAATGGTGCCGGGAAAACAACCACTTTTTATATTATTACTGGAATGATCCGGCCTAACTCTGGTAAAGTAATGTATCAGGATCAGGTAATTACGCGCTTTCCGATGTATAAACGTGCACGATATGGTATTGCATATTTACCACAAGAGGCATCTATTTTTAGAAAACTTACTGTCCGGGAAAACTTAATGGCCATAATGCAAATGATTGGCCTATCTAAAAGTGAACAAAAAAGAAAATGTGATCAATTCTTAAATGAGTTGAATATTACACATATTGCCAACAGTCTGGGGTATAATCTATCGGGTGGTGAAAGAAGACGAACTGAGATTGCCCGCACCCTTGTTACAGATCCAAAGTTTATTTTATTGGATGAACCTTTTGCCGGAGTAGATCCCATTGCTGTTGAAGATATCCAGGGTATTGTTCATGGATTAAAAGAAAGAGGCATCGGAGTATTAATAACGGATCACAATGTGCATGAAACTTTGGATATAACCGATCGAGCATACTTATTGTTTGAGGGACAGATTTTAAAAGAGGGGACAGCAGATACTTTAGCTGCAGATGAGCAGGTAAGAAAGTTGTATTTGGGTGAAAATTTTAAATTAGATCGTTAA
- a CDS encoding SpoIIE family protein phosphatase, with protein sequence MLNIDLYQQVFFTTFAVAFTMLHFVLYMHNRHIKSNLYFALFTLLFAANIFFDFQATIENEFFYLQLHRVVMPYNPIFMLLFIYSIFELVIPKQFWIITIGLIVTGVLAVFEPVANLKFVIIFQIGLAIEVFRLMVFGITKQKDGAKVLSFGFFLLFVFSTYDVFMDMGLINAYYGIYNGYPFGFIGLIFSTSAYLAADFSRKNKQIILKEQQAKQHELELRILELEDTRKSKELQDARDLQLSMLPNCMTELGGYETCFEMKPAAEVGGDYYDYHISEDGTLTLAIGDATGHGMKAGIMVSIMKSMFIAHEKQKDITTFFEESTHTIKKMGLGNLYMALMIFKIKDGRLYGSSAGMPPFFIYRADTKSVEEVTVKGMPLGAFESFPYKTFETNLNPGDTLLFLSDGLIELFNEQNETLDIPRIKDAFAGIADASPNEIAQNLLRIGDEWRKDRKQDDDITLVILKVMKI encoded by the coding sequence ATGCTAAATATTGATTTATACCAACAGGTTTTTTTTACTACTTTTGCTGTCGCCTTTACCATGCTTCATTTCGTACTTTACATGCATAACCGCCATATAAAAAGCAATTTGTATTTTGCTTTATTTACGCTTCTATTTGCAGCAAATATATTCTTTGATTTTCAGGCAACAATTGAAAATGAATTTTTCTATCTACAATTGCATCGTGTGGTTATGCCATACAACCCTATCTTTATGCTATTATTTATATATTCAATTTTTGAATTGGTAATCCCAAAACAATTTTGGATAATCACAATCGGGTTAATTGTAACTGGTGTTTTAGCTGTATTTGAACCAGTAGCAAATTTAAAATTTGTTATAATTTTTCAAATAGGTTTGGCTATAGAGGTATTTCGTCTTATGGTTTTTGGGATTACAAAACAGAAAGATGGTGCAAAAGTATTATCTTTTGGTTTTTTTCTCCTGTTTGTGTTCTCTACTTATGATGTTTTTATGGACATGGGTTTAATAAACGCCTATTATGGAATTTATAATGGTTACCCTTTTGGATTTATTGGCCTGATTTTTTCAACTTCTGCTTATCTTGCTGCTGACTTTTCAAGAAAGAATAAGCAAATCATTTTGAAAGAACAGCAGGCAAAACAACATGAATTAGAACTCCGGATATTGGAACTTGAAGACACACGTAAATCTAAAGAATTGCAGGATGCACGAGATCTGCAGCTTTCCATGTTACCTAATTGTATGACTGAACTTGGCGGGTATGAAACATGTTTTGAAATGAAACCAGCTGCCGAAGTTGGTGGAGATTATTATGACTATCATATTTCAGAAGATGGAACTTTAACTCTTGCTATTGGGGATGCAACCGGTCATGGGATGAAAGCCGGGATCATGGTTTCTATAATGAAAAGTATGTTTATTGCTCATGAAAAACAAAAAGATATTACCACATTTTTTGAGGAGAGCACACACACAATAAAAAAAATGGGTTTGGGCAATCTGTATATGGCTTTGATGATTTTCAAAATCAAAGATGGTAGATTGTATGGTTCCTCAGCCGGAATGCCGCCATTTTTTATTTATCGTGCTGATACAAAAAGTGTTGAGGAAGTTACTGTTAAAGGGATGCCCTTGGGAGCATTCGAGTCATTTCCATATAAAACGTTTGAAACTAATTTGAATCCAGGTGATACACTATTATTTTTGTCAGATGGGTTGATTGAATTGTTTAATGAACAAAATGAAACTTTAGATATCCCACGAATCAAAGATGCCTTTGCAGGAATTGCTGATGCTTCTCCAAATGAAATTGCCCAAAATTTACTTAGGATAGGGGATGAGTGGCGAAAAGATAGAAAACAAGATGATGATATTACTTTAGTAATTTTAAAAGTAATGAAGATATGA
- a CDS encoding HAD hydrolase family protein, with the protein MVLMDVDGVLTDGKIIFTSNGDEVKEFNILDGMGITLARMAGLMTGIITGRESKMVQRRAEELKYDVISQGSFKKLPRYEEIKKQFNLSDEQVCYMGDDFPDLPVLKKVGFSVAVSNARDELKEIADYTTAVSGGEGAVREVIEKILKAQGKFDKLIKEIKA; encoded by the coding sequence ATGGTCCTGATGGATGTGGACGGTGTCTTAACGGATGGTAAAATAATATTTACATCCAATGGAGATGAAGTAAAAGAGTTTAATATCCTTGATGGAATGGGCATTACTTTGGCGAGAATGGCCGGTTTAATGACAGGAATTATCACAGGCCGTGAATCAAAAATGGTTCAGCGACGTGCAGAAGAATTAAAATATGATGTGATTTCACAGGGGAGTTTTAAAAAGTTACCCCGATATGAAGAAATCAAGAAACAATTTAACCTTTCAGACGAACAAGTGTGCTACATGGGTGATGATTTCCCGGACTTGCCGGTTTTAAAAAAGGTTGGATTTAGTGTTGCTGTTTCTAATGCACGTGACGAATTAAAAGAAATAGCTGATTATACTACAGCTGTCTCTGGTGGTGAAGGTGCTGTACGGGAAGTAATTGAGAAAATATTAAAAGCCCAGGGGAAATTTGATAAACTGATCAAAGAGATTAAAGCTTAA
- a CDS encoding Ig-like domain-containing protein — protein sequence MKNTISVLLLIFSFFISCEKLGEIIDEGKYEKPVIEKVDAFPGNVNQGDTVTAVVVATNPEDGMLTYSWSSDPSRGTFIQPANLDTVYWIAPSVGDTYTLKVTVRNDEESNTGEDIVVVRSYEKPIIEKVDVFPGTVNPGDTVTAIVVATNPEDGLLTYSWSSDPNRGQFIQPANKDTVYWIAPLIGDTYTLKVTVRNEKSNTGQDVVIVQSSVNPLVNITSPKTNEFFVQNTNIDVELTAYHDNSLAYVRLFVNGIQKGEQNYDASNNYLFSFTTDSSMVGPTTIEVVAAAFNKPDNTGSDLVVVNVEGILPKSGGN from the coding sequence ATGAAAAATACAATTTCCGTTTTATTGTTAATATTTTCCTTCTTTATTTCCTGTGAGAAATTAGGTGAAATTATTGATGAGGGTAAATATGAAAAACCGGTCATCGAAAAAGTCGATGCGTTCCCAGGAAATGTTAATCAGGGAGATACCGTTACAGCAGTTGTGGTTGCAACCAATCCTGAGGATGGCATGTTAACTTATAGCTGGAGTAGTGATCCAAGCCGTGGCACATTTATTCAGCCTGCCAATCTGGATACAGTTTATTGGATAGCTCCGTCAGTTGGCGACACATATACTTTGAAAGTTACTGTTAGAAATGATGAAGAATCAAATACAGGTGAAGATATAGTTGTTGTTAGAAGTTATGAAAAACCAATCATCGAAAAAGTAGATGTCTTTCCGGGAACTGTAAATCCGGGTGATACAGTCACTGCAATAGTTGTTGCCACCAATCCTGAAGATGGATTATTAACTTACAGTTGGAGTAGCGATCCGAATCGAGGTCAATTCATTCAACCGGCCAACAAAGATACCGTTTATTGGATCGCGCCATTGATTGGTGATACTTATACATTAAAAGTAACTGTTAGAAACGAGAAATCAAATACAGGCCAGGATGTCGTTATTGTGCAAAGTTCTGTAAATCCGCTGGTAAATATCACCTCTCCAAAAACAAACGAATTTTTTGTGCAAAATACAAATATTGATGTTGAGCTAACCGCATATCATGATAATTCTCTGGCATATGTTCGCTTATTTGTAAATGGAATTCAAAAAGGTGAACAGAATTATGATGCATCAAATAACTATTTATTTAGCTTTACAACAGATTCTTCAATGGTTGGGCCAACCACAATCGAAGTAGTTGCCGCCGCATTTAATAAACCTGACAATACCGGATCTGATTTGGTAGTTGTAAATGTTGAAGGGATCCTTCCGAAAAGCGGGGGAAATTAG
- the kdsA gene encoding 3-deoxy-8-phosphooctulonate synthase translates to MQIVQVGKIKIGQGNPLLLIAGPCVIESEEVVMHTAETLKKISEKLEIPFVFKSSYLKDNRSSASSYQGPGLEKGLKILQKVKDTFNVLLLSDIHNAHDAEACAEVLDIVQIPAFLSMQTSLLQAVAKSGVVVNIKKGQFLAGGDLSASINKIKDAGSERILLTERGSMFGYGNLVVDMRSLKVMRDLGYPVIMDSTHALKKYGVRNNDKSGWAKEFIFGLSRSAVAMGVDGFFIETHPDCDSALCDADSMLPLGRMEELMRQLKEIDHLIKPNLKGDDQGLY, encoded by the coding sequence ATGCAGATTGTACAGGTTGGTAAAATCAAAATTGGCCAGGGAAATCCTTTATTGTTAATTGCAGGACCTTGTGTTATTGAATCAGAAGAGGTCGTAATGCATACGGCAGAAACGCTGAAAAAAATCAGTGAAAAGCTGGAAATCCCCTTTGTTTTCAAATCCTCTTATCTAAAAGATAATCGATCATCTGCATCATCATATCAAGGGCCCGGGTTGGAAAAAGGATTAAAAATTTTGCAAAAAGTAAAAGATACTTTTAATGTCCTGCTTCTTTCTGATATCCATAATGCGCATGATGCAGAGGCGTGTGCCGAGGTTTTAGACATTGTACAAATCCCTGCGTTTTTATCCATGCAAACCAGTTTGTTGCAGGCAGTTGCAAAATCCGGTGTGGTAGTAAATATAAAAAAAGGCCAATTTCTTGCTGGGGGAGATTTATCGGCATCAATAAATAAAATTAAAGATGCCGGCAGCGAACGAATCTTGCTAACCGAAAGAGGAAGTATGTTTGGCTATGGCAACTTGGTGGTCGATATGCGCAGCCTGAAAGTTATGCGCGATTTGGGTTATCCTGTTATTATGGATTCCACCCATGCCTTAAAAAAATATGGTGTCAGGAATAATGATAAAAGTGGCTGGGCCAAAGAATTTATTTTTGGATTATCACGCTCAGCAGTGGCCATGGGTGTTGACGGTTTTTTTATTGAAACGCATCCGGATTGTGATTCCGCTTTATGCGATGCGGATAGCATGTTGCCTTTGGGGCGCATGGAAGAATTAATGAGACAGTTAAAAGAAATTGATCATCTGATCAAACCCAATCTAAAAGGGGATGATCAGGGATTGTATTAG